In the Primulina tabacum isolate GXHZ01 chromosome 15, ASM2559414v2, whole genome shotgun sequence genome, TTTCTTTCTTTATGCATCCATAATGAACGTGTGAAGTTATTGAATAGAATAAATTCATGTCCATACTTAAAAGGAAAATTGAAGAATATTTGTCCAAAACATCACTAAGGACAAAATGTGATGGATGTTACTGCTGACAGAGAATCCTATTAGCTTTGTGCTGCTGTCAGCAGTAAGCAATAGCCATGGAGTCTTCCGctattcaataacaaacaaaatGAAGACCAGGAAAGTCCAATTGTAAATCTTAATATTTGGTGAAACAGATGATCCACGGAAGTCACTACATTGGGAATGACATGATAGCTCACTTTGAAGAGGGCGAGACTTGGAGAAAAGTCTTTGGTCCATTCTTTGTATACCTCAACACGACCACGGATGTGTCAAAAGCATACAACCTATGGCTAGATGCAAAAAAGCAGGTACATGTGCACAAATATGTTTCTTCAtagacaaaagaaagaaaagatgCGGAAAATATGAGAATATGCAGATCGAGAAATTATACAATACGACTTTTGGCATATATCTATGACTCCATACTTGTCAAAACAGCTTGTTATTATCCATGTGATTGATGAATGCTTATACCCAAGCGCACTGAAGTTTTATCTTGCTTGTATCCACCTTAGAGGTTAATGGAAGTGTCATTATGGCCATATGAGTTTGTCTCCTCACCATATTACCTCACTTACAAAGAGCGTGGTTCAGCTACGGGGCGACTCTTTGTCCAAGACAGGTAACCATGTTAGACTTAGAGAACATAGATTCTTAAGCTGCAGACGCAAAACATAATAATTTGATATTGTTTCCTACAATGAAAAAGTTGTATAGCAGCTTATTCAGTTTCTTCCCAATAAAGTAGATTTGTCTCAGCCTCTGTGCTTCCTGCTAAGTATGCATACATTGGACTATCAGCTGCGAGAACTGAGGGCTCATGGCAAACTGAAAGCAAGGTTCTTACCGAATTAAGTTTTTCTCTGGCAGCTACGAGGTTTCCGATTTCTAATCATAGATAATTGATGCTTCTGCTCGGACTGCAGGATTATCAATTTTGGACACAAACAGATGTGGAtggaaattttataattaaaaatgtaATACCAGGAGTGTATGGTCTTCATGGCTGGGTTCCGGGTTTCATTGGCGATTACCTGAAAGAAGATCTTGTTACTATGTCTGCAGGTAAATACATgagaatgatattttttttacctTTTTTTTCTAACTTGAGCCGTAAGTTGTCGGTTACTTCTGTTCCTGCATGTTGGGCTACCTAAGGTTAAGCTGACTAGTGAAGTTCATCAGGATCAGAAACTCAGCTTGGAAATTTAACTTACATACCACCTAGAGTTGGCCCAACTCTATGGGAAATTGGTTTCCCAGATCGCACAGCCAACGGTTACTGTGTTCCTGATGTGAACCCGATGTATGTCAACAAGTTATTCATCAACAGCCCCGAGAAGTAAGCCATGTCTCTATTTCACATTATACTCAGAGAACAGTACAAGTCAACAAATAAATGCTAGACATCTTGGACATGAAACAAATCATAATTTCTTATCGTTATCTAATTTGATGTTCCTTCTGTTGAAAATTTCTGTATGCATTGTTTACCAAATCAGTAAAAAGTCAAGGTCTTAGTTCTTCTACTTTACCTATGGTTTAGATTCAGGCAATATGGCATGTGGGATAGATACACTGATATGCATCCATCCTCCGATCAAGTTTTCACAGTAGGCATAAACGATCCAAAAAAGGACTGGTTCTTTGCTCACGTGGATAGGTATATCTTCTCTCCCTTGACAGAATCAACACAAAAAAACTCTGTGTTGTCTTAAACAGTGATGCAAGTTTAAACTTGAAAAACCAAGAGGAAAGACAATCTAGCATGATTCATGTTGTTATACAGGAGGGCGGCAGACAAGTACGTTCCATCAACATGGGAAATCAGATTTCACCTTAACTCAGTGACTAGTGGAATTTACAAGTTGAGGTTGTCTATAGCATCAGCCACCCGTTCTGACTTAGAGGTCTAGCCCTAGATCTAGCACccgttatttattttttaaaaaagaagacTGCATATAGCGGCAAATTAAAGCACCAGCTATTAATACCACCACATTCTTTGAAATCTAATTTACTAAGCTCGGTGATCAACGCTAGTAATTGCAGGTGCATGTTAACCAAATGAATGGCAAACAACTCATATTGCAGTTGCTGAATTTAGGAGCAGATAATACAGTTTGCAGACATGGGATTCATGGGCTCTACCAGCTTTACAGTGCTGATATTTCCACACCTCTTTTAATTGAAGGTGACAACTGCATATTTCTTACCCAAGCGAGGGGTGGAGATGCATTTTGTGGAATTCTTTATGACTATATAAGGCTAGAAGCTCCACCAACTTAACAGAGTTAATAGAAAGAACAGAAAATGTGCATTTTCATAAAAGCAAAATGATCAATTTCATATGAGACCTTGACAGAAtgtatcaattttttttcctctttcCAATTGCATATACTCAGTGCTTAACCACTCAAACACTTAGGCAGCCAACAATAGTTATAAAAAAAAGGTAGCAAGCTGTTGCAGGCTTAGTTCTTGGCTTAGGTTTTGTTATTTATCATCCAGATCGTTGGACAatacacaaaataaaatttaaaacactGAAACTAGTACTGATGAATTTCTATCTGTTCGGGCCCTCCTTAATTTCAGAGGGGCGGTAAATGTCAAGAGTTTGAATTGATTCCTTGTCGGTGTTGCTCCTTCACAATTTAACTCTAAGTCGATGTATCAAAATAATAACTTTTACAGAAAACAGCTTGAAGGACTGGGGAAAATAGTCGAGGAAAAATGCTTACAGAGTTCAAATAGCAATATGAGAAAAAAATGCAAAAAGGCACAAGAGAAGTATTGACATCGATTCTGATGAGGCACAAGTTCTTAGTTGGATGACTGAGATATGTTGTGACAGATTGTTAATAGAAGTCCATAGTGATCACTGGGTAAAACTGGAAGTACCAACTTAGTGACCTGCCCTTTAACTCTCTTTTCCTTGATATACGATAGACCCTCAACAGCATCCATCCCTATCATTTCAATTTCCCCAACCTTAAAATTTTTCAACTTACAAACAAATCGATCCAAACGTTTCTGCAGAGTTCTGTTACCACACAACATCTTGTTTGATTTTGTGTCGTATGTCCATCCAATTTCTCCAGGCCGTAGCTCTGTCCAGGCATCTATCCATTCATCAGCTAAAGGGAAACCACCATCCAATTTATCATCCCAGTTCATGTCCCCACAAAAGATCACGTTTATATTTTCATCAAGAAACTTCATAGCTTCTTTGGCTTGATCTACACGTTCTTTGCTGAACATCTGATCCCATTTTGGTGGACTCGGACAAGGGCTTTCTAAGTGGCTTGTAGCAACAACCAGTGCTACATCTGGCAGCACTTCAACCTCAGCAAGACAAAGTTCCCGCCCCATGATGGAGTTGTGGAATGGTTTGCAGCTATAGGATTTAACAGTCAGTTTACATAACTGCAAAAGTTTTATCAATATAAGTGTGCCTCGATTCATAGTATGACAAACggaaaaactgaaattttagtCCTAATAGTTCCTGGTAATATGGATCAAACTCACAAGCAAAGCAAAATATTTTTGGCAAGGATATTTAAGGACTATATGAAACATGAAACAGCATCAAAAATCGAAGTAGAGTTCCCTGCCTAcagattatttaataatttcttCTTTGGATCACCTGCATGCAGAAATATGATCCTGGAAACTCCATATCATTTGAAATTGAGCACCGGTACTCCTTCCACCAACTCGATTGCTGGAAAATTTCATAGAAACTAGGGGTGACCTCCTGCAGAAGTACTTAGGCACAACCTGTGAGAAACATGAGAAAGAATGGGATTTTATGAAATCAAAATAATACGTAAGGAAAGAAAACCTGAAAACATATAACATCTGGTGAGTGCAGCTCAATAAGGTTGCCCAACGCTTTCATCCTCCCATGCATCTCAAGATCTTCACGAAACCAAACATTATAACTCAAAATCTTCCATGTTTTAGATTCTGAAGCCATATTAGTCCCACTCGTAACTAGCATTGCTGCACAAGATTTTGATGTTATAATTCCACATTCTAGCTAAACAAGGGAAAATGGAAGAAGCAACACGGTCTACAAATTAGTGAGACCACTGCAGAGTGTGTCTCCCAATGCAAGAGCGGCACACAATTATTTTTGCATCCCATGAATTAGTAGCAATGACAATTTTCTACACAATTTATCAAAAGGGAGCAGCGAAATCAGAAGTTGAATTATTCAGTTGCTACATTCCATGATGTGGTTTGACGAAAAGGACATAGTTCCaagtatattttcaaaaatactacaCAACAAAACCAAATCCCTTCATAATATACAAAGATAAAAGCTGAATCAGTAAATAACCTTCCAACATTATATTTTCAACTGTGGATTCACTGATAGAAAATATCTCTGTACACCAGGTTCCCTCAGTTTATTCTCTGTTGTTTTGTGTGTTGGAAACAATTACAAAATTTAGAACACGAACCTCATTataaaggtgccaaaatgatatCCTTCATAAGAAATGTCGCATATTCATTATATTAAGTCCATTTACATGTGTCTCGAGAGACATGAGATTCCAAATGCTGACACGCGAATTTCATACTGATGCGTAGCGATGAGATTCAATGCTTCTCAACTCGCAGAAGCCCGTTGTATACAATGGACCACTGCATAGATGTCTCTGCTTCCACTCGAATTAACTAACATAGACACCCCCATATGCATGCATTTTAAACTGAATACATTCAGTATATCAAACTTAAAATATAGAATCGACCCATGATCATTTAATAACAGAATGTGATGTGAAATTCAAACGATAACTAAGCCTTGAAAAAGTAAATGGCATGTGAATAAGACTCATAGCGAAAGAGCAAGTCACGAGATCAAGATTCATAAAAAAAGTTTTAGAAAATACCAGATGATTCTACTTCCAAAACCTCATTTGCAGCTTTCACAGCCATAAACCCAGAAGAACCACCCGAACTACCGCCGCCACCATTCGCACTTGAGCCATCCCGATCTTTCCTCTTATTACTGCAAGGGTGAACTACCGGCAAGACAGGGTTATCTCTCCTATTAACATCATTATCCACAATTAGACTCTCCCTACTCCCCAGACCACCAATATCGCTACGCAGTGAGGGCGAGACGGCATCCTTTAACTGACCAGAGCAACCAGCGTCATCGTTTCCAAAACAAGCATTTCCATTCTTTCCTTTCTCGACACTACTACAACTTTTCAAGGGGAAGAAAACGCTGCCAATGGAAGAACCCAGAAGACCTTGATCAAGATCATCATCGTCCACTTCGAGAGTGGATAACAGAGAAGCCGAAGTCCTGGTGCCACATATTTCGCAGGTTATGCTCCGATACGAGTTCAAGAAGGTGCAGCCGGCGCATGCCCACTTAGGCTTCGATGAACACGATATCGATAAGGATGACAACAGCGACTGTGGTATTGGGGAGAGACAGATTTCACAGTGCAACTTCTCCGAAACTGGGTTCTTGAATGTGCACTTGGAGCATGTCCAAGACATTGTTTTTACGATCGAATACAGGGTTTTTGAAACGTTTCGGGGCTTACGATGGAGATGGGGCGAGACGACGATTGGGTTTACTAAGTTGAGCAATGAAAGCATTACGAATTTGAAACCGAAACCATCGCTAGTCCCGCTTTTCAAGACAAGCTTTTAGGTTTGTAGTTTCGGAAGTGCTGCCTATATGTTTCCATGTTTCCTTTTCTGTGCA is a window encoding:
- the LOC142526960 gene encoding uncharacterized protein LOC142526960 isoform X2, with the translated sequence MTRKKVTLISQNSYIIVDNGLVRLTISKPQGLLTAIKYGGIDNLLDTKSNELNRGYWDINWSLPGGNDKYQLLRGSVYSVISTSNDGLEVSFKSNYDPSISGTRLPLTVDIRYIVRSGVSGFYCYAICERQTGYPAFDLAQTRMVFKLQQDRFHYMAITDDKQRIMPMPEDLLPGRGKQLIVPESVLLVNPMNPDLKGEVDDKYQYSMDNKDGGVHGWISSNPIIGFWIIFPSQEFRNGGPTKQNLTVHTGPTCLAMIHGSHYIGNDMIAHFEEGETWRKVFGPFFVYLNTTTDVSKAYNLWLDAKKQRLMEVSLWPYEFVSSPYYLTYKERGSATGRLFVQDRFVSASVLPAKYAYIGLSAARTEGSWQTESKDYQFWTQTDVDGNFIIKNVIPGVYGLHGWVPGFIGDYLKEDLVTMSAGSETQLGNLTYIPPRVGPTLWEIGFPDRTANGYCVPDVNPMYVNKLFINSPEKFRQYGMWDRYTDMHPSSDQVFTVGINDPKKDWFFAHVDRRAADKYVPSTWEIRFHLNSVTSGIYKLRLSIASATRSDLEVHVNQMNGKQLILQLLNLGADNTVCRHGIHGLYQLYSADISTPLLIEGDNCIFLTQARGGDAFCGILYDYIRLEAPPT
- the LOC142526960 gene encoding uncharacterized protein LOC142526960 isoform X1: MSIPWLLYMQLIFMHLQIIVDNGLVRLTISKPQGLLTAIKYGGIDNLLDTKSNELNRGYWDINWSLPGGNDKYQLLRGSVYSVISTSNDGLEVSFKSNYDPSISGTRLPLTVDIRYIVRSGVSGFYCYAICERQTGYPAFDLAQTRMVFKLQQDRFHYMAITDDKQRIMPMPEDLLPGRGKQLIVPESVLLVNPMNPDLKGEVDDKYQYSMDNKDGGVHGWISSNPIIGFWIIFPSQEFRNGGPTKQNLTVHTGPTCLAMIHGSHYIGNDMIAHFEEGETWRKVFGPFFVYLNTTTDVSKAYNLWLDAKKQRLMEVSLWPYEFVSSPYYLTYKERGSATGRLFVQDRFVSASVLPAKYAYIGLSAARTEGSWQTESKDYQFWTQTDVDGNFIIKNVIPGVYGLHGWVPGFIGDYLKEDLVTMSAGSETQLGNLTYIPPRVGPTLWEIGFPDRTANGYCVPDVNPMYVNKLFINSPEKFRQYGMWDRYTDMHPSSDQVFTVGINDPKKDWFFAHVDRRAADKYVPSTWEIRFHLNSVTSGIYKLRLSIASATRSDLEVHVNQMNGKQLILQLLNLGADNTVCRHGIHGLYQLYSADISTPLLIEGDNCIFLTQARGGDAFCGILYDYIRLEAPPT
- the LOC142526962 gene encoding uncharacterized protein LOC142526962, giving the protein MLSLLNLVNPIVVSPHLHRKPRNVSKTLYSIVKTMSWTCSKCTFKNPVSEKLHCEICLSPIPQSLLSSLSISCSSKPKWACAGCTFLNSYRSITCEICGTRTSASLLSTLEVDDDDLDQGLLGSSIGSVFFPLKSCSSVEKGKNGNACFGNDDAGCSGQLKDAVSPSLRSDIGGLGSRESLIVDNDVNRRDNPVLPVVHPCSNKRKDRDGSSANGGGGSSGGSSGFMAVKAANEVLEVESSAMLVTSGTNMASESKTWKILSYNVWFREDLEMHGRMKALGNLIELHSPDVICFQEVTPSFYEIFQQSSWWKEYRCSISNDMEFPGSYFCMQLCKLTVKSYSCKPFHNSIMGRELCLAEVEVLPDVALVVATSHLESPCPSPPKWDQMFSKERVDQAKEAMKFLDENINVIFCGDMNWDDKLDGGFPLADEWIDAWTELRPGEIGWTYDTKSNKMLCGNRTLQKRLDRFVCKLKNFKVGEIEMIGMDAVEGLSYIKEKRVKGQVTKLVLPVLPSDHYGLLLTICHNISQSSN